One Aliidongia dinghuensis DNA segment encodes these proteins:
- a CDS encoding DUF334 domain-containing protein, whose amino-acid sequence MVEIELTPPPSTTTDVYYELINTIRDGDTQNTPRSPNISVLALVTYAIFERDRIAAEEKQLKSNGKNLNLNEFIALYQFNEAKLEAKQILFDRYEISKISNETSNIFREIKQDHRFFPNFFKEIFIGIVSNIAFVLLVFFGWIVFKIDPSPFDLLKKALSQ is encoded by the coding sequence ATGGTGGAGATCGAGTTGACACCGCCGCCATCGACAACAACTGACGTTTATTATGAACTAATAAATACGATTCGCGATGGCGATACGCAAAACACCCCACGATCTCCAAATATTTCCGTTCTTGCATTGGTCACTTACGCCATATTTGAAAGAGATAGAATTGCAGCAGAAGAAAAACAATTAAAATCTAATGGAAAAAATTTAAATTTGAACGAATTTATTGCACTATATCAATTCAATGAAGCAAAATTAGAGGCCAAGCAAATTCTTTTTGACAGATATGAAATCTCCAAAATTAGCAATGAAACATCAAATATATTCCGAGAAATAAAGCAAGATCATCGATTTTTTCCTAATTTTTTTAAAGAAATATTTATTGGAATTGTATCGAATATAGCTTTCGTCCTTTTAGTATTTTTTGGCTGGATTGTGTTCAAGATTGACCCATCCCCCTTTGATCTCCTGAAGAAGGCCTTGTCGCAGTAA